Part of the SAR202 cluster bacterium genome is shown below.
CTGGGCGCCGTGGCTCGCTATGCGCTTTTCAGGACACGGCAACTCCCAATTTAATGGCACGGAGTGTATCTTCGCACAGCATGGTTGTCAACGATGGGCTTAAACATGGCGCGGAAAGGCAATCGCAAGGTGCAGAAAAGGTCAGGAAATACAATTCAGGAGAGCTAGTTCAGCTTATACCCGTAGCCGCGCACGGTGACGATGTACTTGGGGTTCGAGGGGTCCGGCTCAACGCGCAGCCGTAACCTGCGGATAGACTGCTCGATCTCCTGGTCGCCAACTGCGCCGCCGTTTCGCTCAGGCCAGCCGATTGCGGCTATCTCGTCCTTGCTGCACGCCTGGCCGCGCTTCTGGAACAGCAGGTCCAGAACATCGAATTCCTTACGGGAAAGGGGCGGGTCCAGCTTGTCCGCGCGGATCCATACGTCCCGCGAACGCGAGTCCACCATTATGTCGGCCTCGCCCATGGTTGCAGCGCCTGAAGGCATTGTGAGCGTGGTGCCGCGCTCCTGGAACCGAAGGACAACTTGCCCTTCGGCAAACTCCACCTTGTCGCCGCCTTGCAGCAGGTATGTTTCGCTCTTGAGGCGCTGGCCGTTAACAAACGTGCCGTTCTTGCTGTCCAGGTCGCGAATGCGGAACCGCTCCCCTTCCTGCACAACCTGGGCTGCACCCTGGAAACGAACGGGTTGTCGATAAAGATGTCCGCCGTGGGTGACGCGCCGATCAACAGGACCTGCTGGTCGAGCGGCAGTACGCGCACTCCGGGTAAGCCGCGCTCCACAACGAACATCGAGGACGATTCGTCCGTTGTCTCTTCTTTCCTTGGCAGGTTGAAGTGCTGTTTCATGCCTTATACCCGTTCCTTCCCGCCGTTGACGGATTCCTAGATTCTATCGCCGCCGCCCGTCCGAAAACAAGTAGCTTTGTATCGTCTGCTTTGCGTCTGCCCAAGCGTCCCTGGAATTGTAACGACATTGTAACAACCCTTGAATCCACTGTTACTGAAAGGACACCCTGACAGATGTTACAAACTCTGCGTTATACGTTCGTAAGTCTTGCGGCCGCCTCGTCAGCTATGACTAGTCCGCACTAACTGTCAGGAATGTGTCAGCTATTAGAGGGGTAATCGTCAGGAACTTTGGCTCTCGACCCTCTAATCTAGGGTTAGTAGTCTCCTTGGATTAGGCAGCCCGGACAAATGGGTAGTCGGTTGTGTCAGAAGGAGTGAATGTGTCTACCAATACAACGACCGTTGAAATGACCGGCGCCGCAAAGGATATCAGGGTCCAGGCGCCGCCCGCGGTATCACGCGCACGCTACGAGCCCACGAGGGCAGGAGGTCGTGGCATGATAAATCTCAATAGCTGCCCCCGCTGCAAGGGCGCCGTGATGGAGTCTATAAACCCCAGCTTCGATAGCGCCATGTGCATCACCTGCGGCTGGCGCAAGAGCGAGGTGTCCGCAGAGGTGCTTGCGCAGGTCCAGGCCCATCTGGGCGAGCCCTACATGGAGGACCGCTACACGCACTCCCGGATTGGCACCGGCAAGCCGCCCCTAAGCGGTTGGGACCGTGTCAAGCGAAGCCGCGAGCGCGAACGCCTGAAGGAAAACGGTTCGAACGGCACGGAAGGATTACGCCTGTAAGGCCGCCGAGTCATTGGCCGGCGGCCTTACCTCAGGGAATGCCGGAGGCTGCCCCCCGACGATCACGACTGCCTGGCAGTCTCCCCAAACAATGACGGTCCGGCTGGTGAGTAACCCTCAGCCCTTATACAAGCCACCCGATGCCCCTTATTGACTGACCGCAGCTCCGGCATTCCATCCCTGCATGCGTCTATCGCGATTGGACACCTGGTGCTGAACACGCACCCCTTTGGCGGGTTCATAGGACTCGGAAGCTCGCCCGAAAGTATTATCCTCTCCCGCCTGGATTCGACTGCCGGGTCCGGGATGGGAATGGCAGAGAGCAGGGCCCTCGTATACGGGTGCTGGGGGTTTTTGTGGAGCTCGTTGCGGTCTGCAATCTCAACAATCTTCCCCAGGTACATCACTGCCACCCGGTTGCTCACATGCCTCACAACGGCCAGATCGTGGGCAATGAACAGGTAGGTCAACCCCAGCCTCTGCTGCAGCTCTTTCAACAAGTTAATAACCTGGGCCTGGATCGATACGTCCAGAGCGGACACCGGCTCGTCGCACACGATGAAGCTGGGGCTCACCGCAAGCGCCCGCGCGATGCCGATGCGCTGCCGCTGGCCGCCGCTGAACTCGTGCGGATACCGGTCTACCATGAAGGGGTTCATCCCAACAGTCGTCAGAAGCTCGGCGACGCGGTCCTGGTACTCGGCTTTCGTTTTCGTGAGCTTGTGGACTATCAGGGGCTCTCCGATTATGTCTCCGCAGGTCATGCGGGGGTCCAGCGAGCCGTAGGGGTCCTGGAAGATTATCTGCATCTTCCGGCGGAACCCGCGCATTTCGGCGCCGGACAGCCCGCTGAGGCGCGTCCCTTCGAACGTAACGTCGCCGGACGTGGGTTTGTAAAGCTGGAGTATGCACCTGCCGAGCGTCGTCTTGCCGCTGCCGCTCTCCCCCACCAGGCCGAGCGATTCGCCCTTGTCGATCGACAATGTCACGTCGTCGACCGCTTTCACATCGGCGACCTTGCGCTGCATCACAATGCCGGAGGTCACGGGGAAGTACATCTTGAGGTTCTTCACCTCCACCAGCGCCTCGCGAGAGCCGTTTGCAGTCGTCAAAGTCCCCTCCGTCATACAGCGGTGGCGCGCGTGAGGTCAGGAAGCTCGGCCCAGCGCCAGCAGGCGGATGAGTGCGAGCCGTCCACATGGAGAAGCGGCGGGATCTCGGCCCGGCACTTGTCGATCGCGTACTTGCACCTGGGTGCAAAGCGGCACCCGTCCGGCAGGTGGGCCAGGTCCGGCGGGACTCCGTCTATCGGCTCCAGGCGAGAGCCTTCTGGAGAGTCCAGGCGCGGCACAGACCGCAACAGGCCGAGCGTGTAAGGATGTCGCGGCCGCTCGTAGATCTCCCGCGCATTGCCCTCTTCAATTATCTTGCCGGCGTACATAACCAGCACGCGAGATGCGTATCTGGCAACAACGCCCAGGTTGTGAGTGATGATAATCAGGGCGGTGCCCAGGTTGCGGCAGATAGACCGCATCAGCTCCAGTATCTGCGCCTGAATCGTCACGTCCAGGGCAGTGGTCGGCTCGTCGGCAATGATGAGCTTGGGGTTGCAGCTGATCGCCATCGCAATCATCACGCGCTGGCGCATCCCGCCCGAGAGGTGATGCGGGTAATCGCGAAGCATACGGTCGGGGTCGGGTATCCCCACCATCGCGAGAAGGTCGCGGGCGCGGTCCCTGGCAGCGCCGGGGCTCATGCTCAGGTGCAGCTCCAGCGTCTCGGTGAGCTGCCGCCCGATGCTGAGGACAGGATTGAGCGATGACATCGGCTCCTGGAAGACCATCGCCATCTTGTTGCCGCGGACCTTTCGCATCTCGGACTCAGACAATGCGAGGAGGTCTCTCCCCTCAAACAACACTGAACCGTCGACAATCCGTCCGGGAGGGTTGGCAACAAGCCGCATCAGCGAGAGCGCGCTGACGCTTTTGCCGCAGCCGCTCTCACCGACAATGCCGACAATCTCGCCTTCTTCGATTGTGTAGCTAATCCCGTCGACGGCCTTGACCACGCCGTCCTGAGTGCGGAAATGCGTGGAGAGGCCCTTCACTTCGAGAAGTCGTCCCATTCACTTTCCTTGACCGCCGGGATAAGGCATATGATATCAGCTTTTGCCCGGAATTCGCCTGGTTTAGGTACAGGCACGGGGGATCGCCACCAAGCTACCCCCATAGTATCGCTACGTAGTGCAAAGTTACTATTGAAATGGTTTATTAGGTGGGTTGGGCCAAGCTATGTATAATACACAGCAGTTTGGGTTAACGTTCACCGCACCAACTATGAGCAGCGACAACAACGATCAATCCCGGCGCGGGGATAGCTCCGAAAGCTCGCAAGAGAAGGAAGAGCTTCGCCAGATGCGCATGCAGATGTTCGACGTCTCCAACCGCATCGCACTACTGAAAAGCGAGATTGCGGAGAAAGAGGAGCGCCGCGCTGCCCGGCACGAGCGCAGCCGCCGTCACCACCGCCGGAAAAAGATCGTACGTTTAATTTGGGGGGCTGTGCTGGTACTGGCCCTGACCGCCATTGTGCTCAGCATCCTCCTCTGGGTTTAAGAGGCCCCTCCTCCTGAAATGTAACGAATCGCCCAGGCGGGCGGTTATGCCGCCCGCGCGACCCCTCTGCATCCCCGCTGCCGCCCCGTCCCCTTGACACCCCAACCCCCGCCTCTACAATGTCCCCATAGGCAAATTCCGCCGCCAGGAGCCCGCCGTGCCCCATTCCGCTTCGCCCTTCGCAACGTACGTCGTCGGCAGTCTGCCCCGCCCTCAATGGGTGCGCGATGTCATAGAGGACCGCAAGGCGGGCCGGCTTTCTGAGGCCGATGCGGACAAGCTGCTGGACGGCGCGGTTCTTTCCGCCGTGCGAATGCAGGAGCGCGCAGGGGTCGACTACCTTTCCGACGGCGAATGGCGACGCGAGAGCTACGTGAAGGTGTTCACCGAGGCGGTAGCGGGCTTCACCCCGGACCTCACCGTGGCCGCCCAGGGGGTTGCCTACCCCGCCGTCACCGGCAAGCTGAAGCCCCGCCGCCCAATGGCCGTGGAGGAGGTGCGCTTTCTCAAACAGAACACCGCCTCAAAGGTCATCGCAGCAGTTCCCTCGCCCTACACCGTCGCAAGAAGGATGTGGTCTCCCGACCACTCCCGCAAGGCGTATCCCACCCGCGAAGAGTTTATGGACGCGTGCATCCCAATTGGCCGCCAGGAACTGGTAGCCCTCGTGAAGGCCGGGGTGGACGCCATCCAGCTCGACGACCCCTGGCTCGCCCTCCTGGTAGACGCCGACTACCGCAAGCGCGAGGGGATCACGAGCATCGACAGCGAGGCCACGCTCTCCGTCAAGGGCGTGAACGAGTCCGTCGCCGGCTTCTCCGGCGTGCCCGTCAGCGTCCACCTCTGCCACGCCCACTTCAACCGCCGGCACGCCACAAAGGGCGCGTACGACCTGATCATAGGCGCCCTGGGGCAGATGAACGTCCAGCGCTTTGCAATGGAGTTCGCCACGCCCGACGCGGGCGGCCTGGGCGCGCTGAAGCACTTCCCGAAGGACAAGGTCCTGGGCCTCGGCG
Proteins encoded:
- a CDS encoding FHA domain-containing protein, with the protein product MQEGERFRIRDLDSKNGTFVNGQRLKSETYLLQGGDKVEFAEGQVVLRFQERGTTLTMPSGAATMGEADIMVDSRSRDVWIRADKLDPPLSRKEFDVLDLLFQKRGQACSKDEIAAIGWPERNGGAVGDQEIEQSIRRLRLRVEPDPSNPKYIVTVRGYGYKLN
- a CDS encoding ATP-binding cassette domain-containing protein, producing the protein MTEGTLTTANGSREALVEVKNLKMYFPVTSGIVMQRKVADVKAVDDVTLSIDKGESLGLVGESGSGKTTLGRCILQLYKPTSGDVTFEGTRLSGLSGAEMRGFRRKMQIIFQDPYGSLDPRMTCGDIIGEPLIVHKLTKTKAEYQDRVAELLTTVGMNPFMVDRYPHEFSGGQRQRIGIARALAVSPSFIVCDEPVSALDVSIQAQVINLLKELQQRLGLTYLFIAHDLAVVRHVSNRVAVMYLGKIVEIADRNELHKNPQHPYTRALLSAIPIPDPAVESRRERIILSGELPSPMNPPKGCVFSTRCPIAIDACRDGMPELRSVNKGHRVACIRAEGYSPAGPSLFGETARQS
- a CDS encoding ABC transporter ATP-binding protein, with the translated sequence MGRLLEVKGLSTHFRTQDGVVKAVDGISYTIEEGEIVGIVGESGCGKSVSALSLMRLVANPPGRIVDGSVLFEGRDLLALSESEMRKVRGNKMAMVFQEPMSSLNPVLSIGRQLTETLELHLSMSPGAARDRARDLLAMVGIPDPDRMLRDYPHHLSGGMRQRVMIAMAISCNPKLIIADEPTTALDVTIQAQILELMRSICRNLGTALIIITHNLGVVARYASRVLVMYAGKIIEEGNAREIYERPRHPYTLGLLRSVPRLDSPEGSRLEPIDGVPPDLAHLPDGCRFAPRCKYAIDKCRAEIPPLLHVDGSHSSACWRWAELPDLTRATAV
- a CDS encoding cobalamin-independent methionine synthase II family protein; this encodes MGKFRRQEPAVPHSASPFATYVVGSLPRPQWVRDVIEDRKAGRLSEADADKLLDGAVLSAVRMQERAGVDYLSDGEWRRESYVKVFTEAVAGFTPDLTVAAQGVAYPAVTGKLKPRRPMAVEEVRFLKQNTASKVIAAVPSPYTVARRMWSPDHSRKAYPTREEFMDACIPIGRQELVALVKAGVDAIQLDDPWLALLVDADYRKREGITSIDSEATLSVKGVNESVAGFSGVPVSVHLCHAHFNRRHATKGAYDLIIGALGQMNVQRFAMEFATPDAGGLGALKHFPKDKVLGLGVIDHTDRHVETPQEVVDRTERAMEYVPKERLTLNPDCGFAPSSINPMDFDEAYLKLVALSKGARMLREKYA